One region of Pseudomonas glycinae genomic DNA includes:
- a CDS encoding Na+/H+ antiporter, giving the protein MQSAYTVLILLTLVSVSKLAGRLLPIPLPLVQIGAGALLAWPNLGLHVVLNPELFLFLFLPPLLFVDGWRMPKRELWRLRGPVLTLAVGLVLFTVIGAGYFIHWILPTIPLPVAFALAAVLSPTDAVAVSAITQGRLPKPLMHMLQGEALLNDASGLVTFKFALAAAITGVFSLTDASITFFLVALGGLAVGVALSWLLGRLRMWMIARGWDDPATHVVFMLLLPFAAYVLAERLGVSGILSAVAAGMMQSWLDLLPRQTSTRLLNRSVWSLLEFAFNGLIFLLLGLQLPDIIKAVVSHESSLWPTLAYRCLDVIAIFAVLVLLRFVWVQSTWRGVGKIRRWSGKPELALLPTARSCWLLTLGGVRGAVTLAGVMSVPLLISPGASFPERDLLIFIAAGVILMSLVSACIALPWLLRGVDRGPDEALEQEVQETWKLTAEAAIHALEAEDVAVPGAAPDAAQAAMAAELKGRLMAEYREELESYNDTAEARALAQQMDQLERRLRLTALRAQRLELYSLHRKHLVGDDVVRKVLGELDMSEANLGQG; this is encoded by the coding sequence ATGCAGTCAGCCTACACCGTCCTAATCCTGCTGACGCTCGTGAGCGTCTCAAAGCTAGCTGGTCGGCTGCTCCCCATTCCGTTGCCACTGGTGCAGATCGGGGCAGGTGCTCTGCTGGCTTGGCCTAATCTGGGCCTACATGTCGTCCTCAACCCAGAACTTTTCCTTTTTTTATTCCTACCTCCGCTCCTTTTCGTCGATGGCTGGCGAATGCCGAAACGTGAGCTCTGGCGGTTGCGGGGCCCCGTTCTGACCCTCGCCGTGGGATTGGTGTTGTTCACCGTAATCGGGGCGGGCTATTTCATTCACTGGATCCTTCCAACTATCCCTTTGCCAGTGGCGTTCGCCCTGGCAGCTGTGCTCTCACCCACAGATGCGGTGGCCGTATCGGCTATTACTCAAGGCAGGCTGCCCAAGCCCTTGATGCATATGCTGCAGGGCGAAGCGCTCCTCAATGATGCGTCGGGCCTGGTAACCTTCAAGTTCGCCTTAGCCGCAGCCATTACCGGCGTGTTCTCCCTTACCGATGCAAGTATCACGTTCTTCCTTGTCGCGTTGGGCGGCCTGGCGGTGGGCGTCGCACTGAGCTGGCTGCTTGGGCGCCTGCGTATGTGGATGATTGCCCGTGGATGGGATGACCCGGCGACCCACGTGGTGTTCATGCTTCTGCTGCCATTCGCCGCCTATGTGCTGGCCGAGCGCTTGGGTGTTTCGGGCATTCTCTCGGCAGTGGCTGCCGGCATGATGCAGAGCTGGCTCGATCTATTGCCAAGACAGACCAGCACCCGGTTGCTCAACCGTAGCGTTTGGTCACTTCTCGAATTTGCTTTTAACGGGCTCATATTTTTACTGTTGGGCTTGCAATTGCCCGACATCATCAAGGCCGTGGTCAGCCACGAATCATCGCTGTGGCCCACGCTTGCATATCGCTGCCTGGACGTAATCGCGATATTTGCGGTGCTGGTATTGCTGCGCTTCGTTTGGGTGCAAAGCACCTGGCGGGGTGTCGGTAAGATCCGTCGCTGGAGCGGGAAGCCCGAACTGGCGTTGTTACCAACAGCGCGTTCTTGCTGGCTACTGACTTTGGGTGGTGTGCGTGGGGCCGTAACCCTGGCGGGCGTTATGTCGGTACCGCTGCTCATTTCTCCTGGCGCGTCATTCCCCGAGCGCGATCTGCTGATTTTCATCGCTGCTGGCGTGATCCTGATGTCGCTGGTCTCGGCCTGCATTGCGCTGCCTTGGTTGCTCCGTGGGGTAGACAGAGGCCCGGATGAGGCCCTGGAGCAGGAAGTGCAGGAAACTTGGAAACTCACTGCTGAAGCTGCCATCCACGCATTGGAGGCAGAAGACGTAGCTGTGCCAGGCGCAGCCCCAGATGCCGCTCAGGCTGCCATGGCTGCAGAGCTGAAAGGGCGCTTGATGGCTGAATACCGGGAAGAGCTGGAGAGCTACAACGACACTGCAGAGGCGCGCGCCTTGGCTCAACAAATGGATCAGCTTGAGCGCCGCCTGAGGTTGACGGCGTTGCGGGCGCAGCGCTTGGAGCTCTATAGCCTCCATCGTAAGCACCTGGTCGGGGATGACGTGGTGCGCAAGGTACTGGGCGAGCTGGACATGAGTGAGGCGAATCTAGGGCAGGGTTGA
- the dapC gene encoding succinyldiaminopimelate transaminase: MNNALSQLQPYPFEKLRALLGSVTPNPDKRPIALSIGEPKHRSPSFVAEALANNLEQMAVYPTTLGIPALREAIAAWCERRFNVPSGWIDPARNVLPVNGTREALFAFTQTVVNRGDDALVVSPNPFYQIYEGAAFLAGAKPHYLPCLDENGFNPDFDAVSPDIWKRCQILFLCSPGNPTGALIPVDVLKKLIALADEYDFVIAADECYSELYFDEQTPPPGLLSACAELGRKDFKRCVVFHSLSKRSNLPGLRSGFVAGDADILKGFLLYRTYHGCAMPVQTQLASVAAWNDEVHVRANRALYREKFDAVLAILSPLMDVQRPDGSFYLWPNVQGDDAAFCRDLFAEEHVTVVPGSYLSRDVDGVNPGAGRVRMALVAPLAECVEAAERIRDFVLRHK, encoded by the coding sequence ATGAACAACGCTCTGTCCCAGCTCCAGCCCTACCCGTTCGAAAAGCTCCGCGCCCTGCTCGGCAGCGTCACGCCAAACCCGGACAAGCGCCCGATCGCGCTGTCCATTGGCGAACCGAAGCATCGCTCGCCAAGCTTTGTCGCCGAGGCGCTGGCGAACAATCTGGAGCAGATGGCGGTGTACCCGACCACCCTCGGCATTCCGGCCCTGCGCGAAGCCATCGCGGCTTGGTGCGAACGTCGTTTCAACGTGCCGAGCGGCTGGATCGACCCGGCGCGCAACGTGCTGCCGGTCAACGGCACCCGTGAAGCGCTGTTCGCTTTCACCCAGACAGTGGTCAATCGTGGCGACGACGCGCTGGTGGTCAGCCCGAATCCGTTCTATCAGATCTACGAAGGCGCAGCGTTCCTCGCCGGCGCCAAGCCGCACTACCTGCCATGCCTGGACGAGAACGGCTTCAACCCGGACTTCGACGCGGTATCGCCTGACATCTGGAAGCGCTGCCAGATCCTGTTCCTGTGCTCGCCGGGCAACCCGACCGGCGCGCTGATTCCGGTCGACGTGCTGAAAAAGCTCATTGCCCTGGCCGACGAATACGACTTCGTGATCGCCGCCGACGAGTGCTACAGCGAGCTGTACTTCGACGAACAGACCCCGCCGCCGGGCCTGCTCAGCGCCTGCGCCGAACTGGGTCGCAAGGACTTCAAGCGTTGCGTGGTGTTCCACAGCCTGTCCAAGCGCTCGAACCTGCCGGGCCTGCGCTCCGGTTTTGTCGCCGGCGATGCCGACATCCTCAAGGGCTTCCTGCTGTACCGCACCTACCACGGCTGCGCGATGCCGGTTCAAACCCAACTGGCCAGCGTCGCCGCGTGGAATGACGAAGTGCATGTACGCGCCAACCGCGCGCTGTATCGCGAGAAGTTCGACGCTGTGCTGGCGATCCTCAGCCCGCTGATGGATGTGCAGCGCCCCGATGGCAGCTTCTACCTGTGGCCGAATGTACAAGGTGACGACGCTGCGTTCTGTCGGGATCTGTTTGCCGAAGAGCACGTGACCGTAGTGCCGGGCTCCTATCTGTCGCGGGACGTCGATGGCGTCAATCCGGGCGCCGGACGCGTGCGCATGGCGCTGGTAGCCCCCTTGGCGGAGTGCGTGGAAGCGGCCGAGCGCATTCGCGATTTCGTCTTGCGCCATAAGTAA
- a CDS encoding site-specific integrase, giving the protein MAVEPIQLNILKLRRLALSTAMTRDADGHPLPRTAGEPFPFVSWLGEELPEYTHYPALLMSDGAPWHHGNLYLLSKIEASHHNGTVDAQTLMTIARELRLFMAEMNDAGLNYLEFPTRKLRRPTYYYAALLNRKVDAGEMGESTKEKKLGCVFGFYTWLRRQHDFSPENSLWDETTKIVSYLDDKGFEHQKVITKNSLRGSKSTIAKSSEDGTINDGGVLRPHTRKEQLNLINCLLQTGNTELQLMCLISLISGGRIQTVLTLRTHHIRRDAKENGTRKFALPVGRGTGIDTKKSKRHVLYIPEWLHYRLAVYIDSPRYLMRKNKASASVQENDYIFITNDGIPYYSAKDDAATADYTNIPKGDALRQTIRRELQPLLDQCPTPFKFRFHDLRATFGMNYAEDLWARINKDELSFISALNNLKDRMGHSKIETTLLYLNYRITSADLNVGYEAIETTLMESF; this is encoded by the coding sequence ATGGCCGTCGAACCCATCCAGCTCAACATCCTCAAGCTACGGCGACTAGCGCTAAGCACAGCGATGACGCGTGATGCTGACGGGCACCCGCTTCCCAGGACAGCTGGAGAGCCTTTTCCCTTCGTGAGCTGGCTAGGAGAAGAGCTACCGGAGTACACCCATTACCCTGCCCTCCTGATGAGCGATGGCGCTCCTTGGCATCACGGAAATTTGTATCTCCTCAGCAAAATCGAAGCGAGCCATCACAACGGCACGGTGGACGCCCAGACGCTGATGACCATCGCTCGCGAACTTCGCCTATTCATGGCCGAAATGAACGACGCAGGGCTAAATTATCTTGAGTTCCCGACTCGCAAACTCAGAAGACCGACTTACTATTACGCCGCCTTACTGAACAGGAAAGTTGACGCGGGAGAGATGGGGGAGTCCACCAAAGAAAAGAAATTAGGATGCGTTTTTGGATTCTACACTTGGCTTCGTAGGCAGCACGACTTCTCACCAGAAAACTCGCTCTGGGACGAAACCACAAAGATAGTTAGCTATCTGGATGACAAAGGTTTTGAGCATCAAAAAGTCATAACAAAAAACAGCCTAAGAGGCTCCAAGTCGACAATTGCAAAATCCTCCGAGGACGGAACTATTAACGATGGTGGAGTTCTGCGACCACACACCCGAAAGGAACAGCTGAACCTCATTAACTGCCTTCTTCAGACAGGCAATACCGAACTACAGTTGATGTGCCTAATTAGCCTCATTAGTGGTGGACGAATTCAGACCGTTTTGACGCTGAGAACCCACCATATTCGTCGAGACGCAAAGGAAAACGGCACTAGGAAATTTGCACTGCCAGTAGGGCGAGGGACTGGTATTGACACAAAGAAAAGCAAGAGACATGTACTCTACATTCCTGAGTGGTTACATTATCGACTTGCTGTATACATCGATTCGCCTAGATACCTAATGCGAAAAAACAAGGCGTCGGCTAGCGTCCAAGAGAACGACTATATTTTTATCACAAATGACGGCATCCCATATTATTCAGCGAAAGATGATGCCGCGACGGCTGATTATACGAACATACCCAAAGGTGATGCGCTTAGACAAACCATACGCCGAGAGCTTCAGCCCCTTCTCGATCAGTGCCCCACTCCCTTTAAATTTCGCTTCCACGATCTGAGAGCTACCTTTGGAATGAACTACGCAGAGGATCTCTGGGCGAGAATCAATAAGGACGAATTGAGCTTTATTAGCGCCTTAAATAATCTTAAGGACAGAATGGGGCACTCAAAAATTGAGACAACTCTCCTCTACCTGAATTACCGAATTACTTCAGCAGATTTGAACGTCGGCTACGAGGCCATTGAAACCACGCTGATGGAATCATTCTAG
- a CDS encoding M12 family metallopeptidase encodes MKELLDCQLIQWPDDQAAYIAAINENPANAGTQSTAGSRRKRSVVNYSKLWANGRTLKIAFIDAPDADHKTGIINAARKWLAYINLTFEFVDDLKGDIRIATRNNDNSSMLGTDALLIHPDHPTMNLGVKPEHPDFETIVIHEFGHALGALHEHQHPQANIPWDKPKVYEFYRNREMNPLTREQVDRNLFATFDTLDAIYTNYDRRSIMHHPVSNDLTIGNWEVPINRKISKKDKQLMKLLYPK; translated from the coding sequence ATGAAAGAACTTCTGGATTGCCAACTGATTCAATGGCCGGACGACCAGGCCGCTTACATCGCCGCCATCAACGAGAACCCGGCGAATGCCGGCACCCAAAGCACAGCAGGCTCTCGCCGCAAACGCTCCGTGGTCAATTATTCGAAACTCTGGGCAAATGGCCGAACATTGAAAATTGCTTTTATTGACGCACCCGACGCCGATCATAAGACAGGGATTATCAATGCGGCTCGTAAATGGCTGGCCTATATCAACCTGACCTTCGAATTCGTCGACGATCTGAAAGGCGATATCCGCATCGCAACCCGAAACAATGACAACAGTTCAATGCTGGGTACCGATGCCCTGTTGATACATCCCGACCATCCAACGATGAATCTGGGCGTCAAACCAGAGCATCCCGATTTCGAGACCATCGTGATCCACGAGTTCGGCCATGCACTGGGCGCCCTGCATGAACATCAGCATCCTCAAGCCAATATTCCGTGGGACAAACCCAAGGTTTACGAGTTTTACCGGAATCGGGAAATGAATCCGCTGACTCGCGAACAGGTCGACCGCAACCTGTTCGCGACTTTCGATACGCTGGATGCGATTTATACGAACTACGACAGGCGATCGATCATGCATCATCCTGTATCGAACGATTTGACCATCGGCAACTGGGAAGTACCGATAAACCGCAAGATCAGTAAAAAAGACAAACAATTGATGAAGCTGCTTTATCCAAAATAA